Within the Pseudomonadota bacterium genome, the region ATATAAATTCCCCCGGAGGGTCTGTCTCTGCCGGGTTGGCAGTTTATGATACCATGCAGTTTGTTAAACCGGATGTGACCACCATTTGTGTGGGACAGGCGGCCAGCATGGGGGCGTTGCTTTTGTCTGCCGGGGCGGATGGGAAAAGGTACGCTTTGCCCCACGCAACAATTATGCTCCACCAGGTTATGGGTGGAGTTTCCGGACAGGCTTCAGATGTTGAAATTCATGCCCGGGAGATTCTGCGGTTAAAAAAGTCATTGAACCAGATATTACATCGTCATACCAAAAAGACCATGAAAAATATCCAGGTTGATACTGATCGAGATTTTTTTATGTCAGCACAACAGGCTAAAGATTATGGTGTAATTGACGAAATCATTGAGCATCGATTGGTTCGCGAGAAGGTGGAGAAAAAATGAAACGGGATAAAGAAAGTGGTTTGCTCAGGTGTTCGTTCTGCGGCAAGGATCAGAATAGTGTGAAAAAGCTCATTGCGGGTCCGTCAGTGTTTATCTGCAATGAGTGTATTGAACTGTGTAATAATATTATTTCCGGTGAACTGGAGAAAGAGTCC harbors:
- the clpP gene encoding ATP-dependent Clp endopeptidase proteolytic subunit ClpP, which encodes MSYVPMVVEQSPNGERAYDIYSRLLKDRIVFLGTAVDNQVANAIIAQLLFLEADDPDKDINIYINSPGGSVSAGLAVYDTMQFVKPDVTTICVGQAASMGALLLSAGADGKRYALPHATIMLHQVMGGVSGQASDVEIHAREILRLKKSLNQILHRHTKKTMKNIQVDTDRDFFMSAQQAKDYGVIDEIIEHRLVREKVEKK